The following nucleotide sequence is from bacterium.
GGCATAGACAGCTCTGTAAGTCCGGGAAAGATGTACCGCTTTTTTTGAGGTTTCAATATCACAGCCGGGATTGATAATACACATCACCCCTGCTTCGTGCGCCCGTTCGATAACCCTGTCCCTGTCCTGCTCGAAGTCATTGAAATCGAGATGTGCATGAGTATCACAGAGCACCTCAACTCACTTTCGTACCGGGCGTTACAGTGCCGCTCGGGTGAAGAACCATCACATTGTCGCCATCCACAGCAGCCAGCACCATGCCATGAGAATACTCGCCCATCATTTTACGCGGCTGGAGGTTTGCGATAAACGAAACCTGTCTGCCCACGAGCTCATCGGGTGAATAATTTTTGGCGATTCCGGCAAGAATCGTCCTGCCTCCCCTGCCATCATCGATTTTCAGACGGAGGAGCTTCGATGAATTCTCCACCTTTTCGGCGGTCATCACAGTTCCGACCCGGATATCAAGCTTCACGAAATCCTCAATCGATACGTACTCTTCTTCGGACGGGGTCGAGGATTCGGAAGAAGGTTCCTTTTCTTTTTCGGACATTTGCTTTTTCTCTTCTATTCGTGGAAACAGTACATTAATCTGCTGTATTTCAGTACCGGACGGTATAAAAACCATATCATCGCCCGTTCCCAGGGGAAACTCGCCCGGAGTTGCGGAACATCCGAAAGCCTCGCGGATTTTCCGGGAGGTATCCGGTATATAGGGAGAGAGGAGTATCGCTGTGCCGACTATGACCGAGGCAAGATCACACAGCACTTTATCCAGCTCATCCTTATGCGCGGGATCCTTCGCAAGCTTCCATGGCGCCCTGTCTTCGATAAATCTGTTGGCCTCACGGACATAGTCCATCACGATATCGCAGGCAATCGATAGTTCATACCGCTCGATGGTTTCCTTCCATTTATCGGCAACATCCGAAAAACGCCGGGGGAAAAGATATCCCCCCGCTATGGCATCGAGCGGAAGTATGCCATCGCGGTAACGGTGAATCATGGCGATGGTGCGGCTCACAAGGTTGCCGAGATCATTGGCGAGGTCGCTGTTATACCGCTCGATAAACCGTTCAAAGGTAAAATCGCCGTCCAGTCCATGCACCACCTCCCTGAGGAGGAAGAACCTGAGAGGATCGGCACCGTATGTGTCGGCAATATCGAGCGGGGAAACCACATTGCCGAGACTTTTTGACATTTTCTCGCCGCGGTGATAAATGAAACCGTGCCCGAAAATCGACTGCGGAACCGGCAGTCCGGCGCTCATGAGCATCGCCGGCCATATGACACAGTGAAAACGGGTGATGTCTTTACCGATAATATGGAGATCGGCGGGCCAGTACCGATCGAAAAGACTTTCATCTTCCCCCCCGAAGCCCAGACCGGAAATATAGTTGATAAGGGCATCGAACCAGACATAAACCACGTGGGTCGGGTCGCCGGGGAGCGGTATCCCCCAATCGAAGCCGGAACGTGATACACTGATATCATCGAGCCCCCCTTCGATGAGCTTCACGATTTCGTTGCGTCTGCTGACAGGCCTTATGAAATCTGGGTTTTTACGGATTATATCGAGCAGCGGCTGCCCATACCGTGAAAGCCTGAAAAAGTAGTTGGTCTCCTCGATCCAGGCGGGCCTGGTCCTGTGGTTCGGGCAGTTGCCGTCCACCAGGTCTTTTTCCTGTATGAACGCTTCGCATCCCTCGCAGTACCAACCCCTGTAATCGGAGGTATAAATATCTCCGGCAGCATCAATCCTTTTAAAAAGCTCGGTGACGCCGATAATATGACGGTCTTCGGTCGTTCTGATGAAATTGTCATAAGAAATGGAGAGTTTTCCCCAGAATTCTTCGAACTGCGCCGCCATACGGTCACAGAATTCACGGGGAGAAAGGCCGGCCTCGACAGCTTTTTTTTTGACATTGATCGAATGCTCGTCCGTTCCCATCGAAAACCGGACATCATACCCCAAAATCCGTTTTGCCCGTGCGATGCAGTCGGCGGTTATCTTTTCATATGCCGTACCGATATGCGGCAAACTGTTCACATAATCAATCGCCGTCGTAATATAGAATTTCCCCATCAGTATTTCGCCTGTAACCTTTCCCATTCAGAATTTTATCCGTAAATACACGTATCCCGGACTATTATTCATGAAAATATTTCACCACAAAGACACTAAGACACAAATAGATAAAAATTAATCTGTTCGGCATAATGTATTGAAAACGTTATGGTTTTCAATGAATCTTCACAGTATTTGATGTAATATCGCATACTTTTTACAACAGCCCCCTTCGGCGCTTACGCTCCTGTTTCCCCCGGATGGGGCAACATAGTATGGTGCTTGCAGATATATCCTGTCCCCTTGCGGAGGAAGGATGTCACAAAGTGACAGAAAGGGGGTATTTTTTAAGAATTAACCGGTCATACTTAAATAAATATAAAAAAACAAATCAGCGAAAACCCGTCTGATCCGCAAAAATCCGAGTTCAATTAAAATGCGTGAATAGATATGGACAGCGTTTTTAAAAACCATCTTTTCAGTATTCATCGGCATACGGGTCTTCATCGACCTGCCCGATGTCTTCGGTATCGTCCATGCCCGTAAGCGTATCTTCACTCACATAATCCAGGAGTTCCCCTTCATCGCCGCCGCTTTTATCGGATATATCTTCGCGTTTTTCCGTTTTATCACTTTCGGCGGATTCTTCCCGTGATTGCGTTTCACTCTCTTCCGGAGCTTTCTGAATCTTCCCTATCATCCTGAAATTGGCATATTCATCGATATACATGACTTTTTCGGCGCTGTTACTGTCTTTGATACTGAAACTTTCGCCGAATATGTTGATTTTAGTGACAACATACTGTTGTTCGTCCCGTTCGAGGATCGCTCCGATCTCCGGGAAAATATCCGACTGAAGCCGGTAGAAATCCTCCTCGAAAGCAAGACAGCACATAAGCCTGCCGCACAGTCCGCTGATTTTTGAAGGACTCAGGCTCAGATTCTGGTCACGGGCCATCTGGCTCGTGATGGGCTCGAACTGGTTGAGGAATGTCTTGCAGCACAGCGGCCTTCCGCAAACACCCATCCCGCCGAGCCTCCGGGCCTCGTCGCGTACGCCGATCTGTCTCAGTTCTATCCGTGTCCGGTATTCGGCGGCAAGGTCTTTGACGAGCGCCCTGAAATCGATGCGTTTATCCGCCGTGAAATAGAAGCAGATTTTATTGCCGTCGAACTGGTACTCCACATCAACCAGTTTCATCTTGAGACCGTGGTTATCGATCTTCAGCTGGCATACGGTAAAAGCTTCCTTCTCTTTGCGTTTATTATCCATCATGATCTGGATATCGGTGTAGGTCGCAAGACGCAGTATGCTCTTTACCTCTTTTGCCTGGGGGAACAATGTACGCGGTCCCATGCGGTGAAGCCTGCCGATGTGCTCGCCGCGGTCGGCCTGGACGATGACAAAAGCCATCGGTTTCACCTTGATCGAGTCGGGGCACAGGAAATACTCCCGTCTTCCGCCTTTGAACTCGATCTCATAGACTATGGTGGTTTCCGCAGTATCTTTAATGTCTGTAGGTATCATATATCTCGTAAAAAATCGATGTCATGATTGTGGATACGTTAACATTGCGGCCAAGCATCTCGAGACTTTCTTCAAGCCTGACCGATAAATTCTGTAAATCTTTCATACCGGCAGCACCGGCAAACTGCCCGATATTCTCGGAAAAATTCTCAAACCTCCACTCCATACCGCACTTTTTTCTGAGCACGGACCGGGTAAAAAGGGCAAATCCTTCTATCAACCCTTCCGCTTCAGCCACATCCCGTGACCATGTAAAAGGAAAGGCGTTTTTGATGACATCATCTGGTCTGCCAAGCGCAACGTCACGATAGAGACCGAACGCATGTGAAAGCACATCGGCCTTATTGTCAAACGTAAAAGCTTTTGCTGTTTTTAAACTCCCTTCCGCAAGAGAAACAAAGGAGCGGCTCTTTTCAGGCCCGATGCCATGGACATTCTCAAGATATGAGGATATTTCCCCTTCTGTAAGACGCCGAAACCGCACAACTGACGCACGCGATGTTATCGTCGGTAAAACCGAAGAAAGTCTCTCGGTGGTTAGAATAAAATGTACGCCGGGCGGCGGTTCCTCGATAATTTTAAGGAGTGAATTGGCGGTATGAGCATTCAACCGCTCAGCCGAAAATATGATACAGACTTTTCGTCCACCCTCGAAAGAACTCTCAAGCAGACGCTCATGAACTTCATTCACCAGCCCGACGACAATCTGCCTGCTTTTTTCGTACATGACAGGCGCATACGGTTCATGAGCGAGCTTTTTTCTATGCCCGGTGAGTTCGTCGAGCCAATCCGCCTGATTATCGGACGACTTTGGCATCGCGCGAAAGGGAAAAAGCACATGGAGATCGGGATGCTCTATTCTGGATGCACGAATGCAGGAGTTGCATGTTGTACACCCTGACTGCGGTCCATTTTTACACAGGAGCATACGAGCCAGTTCCAGAGCCATCTCACCCTTGCCGACACCATACGGTCCGGTAAAGAGAAGCGCATGGGGTAACCGGTCGGCCTCAACC
It contains:
- the metG gene encoding methionine--tRNA ligase, whose translation is MGKVTGEILMGKFYITTAIDYVNSLPHIGTAYEKITADCIARAKRILGYDVRFSMGTDEHSINVKKKAVEAGLSPREFCDRMAAQFEEFWGKLSISYDNFIRTTEDRHIIGVTELFKRIDAAGDIYTSDYRGWYCEGCEAFIQEKDLVDGNCPNHRTRPAWIEETNYFFRLSRYGQPLLDIIRKNPDFIRPVSRRNEIVKLIEGGLDDISVSRSGFDWGIPLPGDPTHVVYVWFDALINYISGLGFGGEDESLFDRYWPADLHIIGKDITRFHCVIWPAMLMSAGLPVPQSIFGHGFIYHRGEKMSKSLGNVVSPLDIADTYGADPLRFFLLREVVHGLDGDFTFERFIERYNSDLANDLGNLVSRTIAMIHRYRDGILPLDAIAGGYLFPRRFSDVADKWKETIERYELSIACDIVMDYVREANRFIEDRAPWKLAKDPAHKDELDKVLCDLASVIVGTAILLSPYIPDTSRKIREAFGCSATPGEFPLGTGDDMVFIPSGTEIQQINVLFPRIEEKKQMSEKEKEPSSESSTPSEEEYVSIEDFVKLDIRVGTVMTAEKVENSSKLLRLKIDDGRGGRTILAGIAKNYSPDELVGRQVSFIANLQPRKMMGEYSHGMVLAAVDGDNVMVLHPSGTVTPGTKVS